One Centroberyx gerrardi isolate f3 chromosome 6, fCenGer3.hap1.cur.20231027, whole genome shotgun sequence genomic region harbors:
- the gpr184 gene encoding G protein-coupled receptor 184, protein MNFTASQMNSTKMMCVKIGDSYISDLLMGVYILAFIFGLIFNVLTLGPILHQVRSQNVLGIFLLNLSLSDLLFICTIPLWINYYRHNHHWQLGRHSCSIAGFIYYTNMYVSIFLLCCISVDRCLVVTFPLRSKTHRTSRYAWAQCLSVWVLVVALHVLVLVNDNLTDAHDDNNDNDRCYETYPIQRPVALFNLLRLGIGFLLPLLVLGVSYWKVLATVGQSPGLSAQAKRKVRLLSFGVIGIFSFCYAPYHILLLARSLAFYLSENIEAQGSYCKFEQTMHFYFSCTLALSSLNCVVDPVLYVLVSNGVQEEVRLCWRRHKRTQTEQGCPLTSYNRRNPNTNLI, encoded by the coding sequence ATGAACTTCACAGCATCACAGATGAACTCAACTAAAATGATGTGTGTGAAAATTGGCGACAGCTACATCAGCGATCTCCTGATGGGCGTGTACATCCTGGCTTTTATCTTTGGTTTGATCTTCAATGTCCTGACTCTGGGCCCCATCTTGCATCAAGTGCGGAGCCAAAATGTTCTGGGCATCTTCCTCCTCAATCTGTCCCTCTCCGACCTGCTCTTCATCTGCACCATACCCCTTTGGATCAATTACTACCGCCACAACCACCACTGGCAGCTCGGCCGTCACTCTTGCAGCATAGCCGGCTTCATCTACTACACCAACATGTACGTCAGCATCTTCCTGCTCTGCTGCATCTCAGTGGACCGCTGCCTGGTGGTCACCTTCCCGCTCCGCTCCAAGACCCACCGCACCTCCCGCTACGCCTGGGCGCAGTGCCTCTCTGTCTGGGTTCTGGTGGTGGCGCTGCACGTCCTGGTGCTGGTCAATGACAATCTTACGGACGCCCATGATGACAACAATGACAATGACCGTTGCTATGAGACCTACCCCATCCAGAGGCCTGTTGCCTTGTTCAACCTGCTGAGACTGGGCATCGGATTCCTGCTGCCCCTGCTGGTGCTGGGGGTAAGCTACTGGAAGGTACTGGCCACTGTGGGCCAGAGCCCCGGCCTGAGCGCCCAGGCCAAGAGGAAGGTCCGCCTGCTCTCCTTCGGGGTGATCGGTATCTTCTCGTTCTGCTATGCTCCGTACCACATCCTCCTGCTGGCACGCTCGCTCGCCTTCTACCTCAGCGAGAACATAGAAGCTCAAGGGAGTTACTGCAAGTTTGAACAAACCATGCACTTCTACTTCTCATGCACGCTGGCTCTGTCCAGTCTGAACTGTGTGGTGGATCCTGTGCTGTACGTGCTGGTCAGCAACGGAGTGCAAGAGGaggtgagactgtgttggaggAGACATAAAAGGACACAGACAGAGCAGGGCTGTCCTCTGACCTCGTACAAC